A window from Thiohalomonas denitrificans encodes these proteins:
- a CDS encoding KpsF/GutQ family sugar-phosphate isomerase, with translation MKQRTGMPRTTDDVRLCDLGRAVLETESRAVACLAERLDGEFAAACRLMLACEGRVVVTGMGKSGHIGAKIAATLASTGTPAFFVHPGEASHGDLGMITPKDVVLALSNSGETDELLTILPLIKRLAVPMIALTGKPASRLAQTATVHIDVSVEKEACPLGLAPTASTTATLAMGDAMAVALLESRGFTAEDFARSHPAGTLGRRLLLRIEDLMHTGEASPQVHENARLSEALVEMTEKGLGMTSVVDAEERLIGIFTDGDLRRLLDHGDFHFSNVPIAEVMHRGSVTAGPAMLAAEALQIMESRKINALPVVDDEGKLLGALNMHDLLRAGVV, from the coding sequence ATGAAACAGCGCACTGGCATGCCGCGAACGACCGACGATGTCCGTCTTTGCGATCTGGGCCGCGCGGTATTGGAGACGGAGTCCCGGGCAGTTGCGTGTCTGGCGGAACGCCTGGACGGTGAATTCGCCGCCGCCTGCCGACTGATGCTGGCCTGTGAAGGGCGGGTGGTGGTCACCGGCATGGGCAAATCGGGTCATATCGGGGCCAAGATTGCCGCCACCCTGGCCAGCACCGGCACCCCGGCTTTCTTTGTGCATCCCGGTGAGGCCAGTCACGGCGATCTGGGAATGATCACGCCCAAGGACGTGGTGCTGGCGCTGTCGAATTCCGGGGAAACCGACGAATTGCTTACCATCCTGCCGCTCATCAAGCGGTTGGCCGTTCCGATGATCGCCCTTACCGGAAAACCGGCTTCGCGTCTTGCGCAGACCGCGACCGTGCATATCGATGTCTCGGTGGAAAAAGAGGCGTGTCCACTGGGATTGGCACCGACCGCCAGTACCACCGCCACGCTCGCCATGGGTGATGCCATGGCCGTGGCGCTGCTGGAGTCACGCGGCTTTACCGCCGAGGATTTCGCCCGCTCTCACCCGGCCGGAACACTGGGCCGGCGCCTGCTGTTACGCATCGAGGATTTGATGCATACCGGCGAAGCCTCGCCGCAAGTACATGAAAATGCACGCCTTTCAGAGGCGCTGGTGGAAATGACCGAAAAGGGGCTGGGAATGACTTCGGTGGTTGATGCCGAAGAGCGGCTAATCGGTATCTTCACCGATGGCGACCTGCGCCGACTCCTGGACCATGGCGACTTCCACTTTTCCAACGTGCCGATTGCCGAGGTCATGCACCGCGGCAGCGTCACCGCCGGGCCCGCCATGCTGGCCGCGGAGGCCCTGCAAATCATGGAGTCCCGCAAGATCAACGCCTTGCCTGTGGTGGATGACGAGGGCAAGCTGCTGGGCGCACTCAACATGCACGATCTGCTGCGGGCCGGCGTGGTATAG
- a CDS encoding calcium/sodium antiporter, which translates to MLLSSSLAVLAGFALLVWGADRFVEGAAAIARNLGVTPMVIGLTVVGVGTSAPEILVSATAAWAGSPDMGVGNAIGSNITNVALVLGATAVITPLAVRSETLRREFPLLLVVMLIALGLLLDGHLGRLDGVLLVLGMGLVIYWIVNLALRQRAGGETDPLDAEYSNELPPEMGTARAIFWLLLGITVLVGSSRLLVWGAVNIAQWFEVPDLIIGLTIIALGTSLPELAASIMSALKGEHDIAIGNVLGSNMFNLLAVLGMPGLIHPAVLQEDILTRDYPIMIGLSVALFAMAYGFRKPGHISRTEGGILLAAYVGYLWLLYESVQGAGA; encoded by the coding sequence ATGCTGCTGTCGTCTTCACTCGCCGTACTGGCCGGTTTCGCCCTGCTGGTATGGGGTGCCGATCGCTTCGTGGAAGGCGCGGCCGCAATCGCCCGCAACCTGGGCGTCACGCCCATGGTAATCGGCCTGACCGTGGTCGGGGTAGGCACCTCCGCCCCGGAAATACTGGTATCCGCCACTGCCGCCTGGGCCGGCAGCCCGGACATGGGAGTCGGCAACGCGATTGGCTCCAATATCACCAACGTCGCGCTGGTGCTGGGCGCTACAGCCGTAATCACGCCACTTGCGGTACGTTCGGAGACCCTGCGCCGCGAATTCCCGCTACTGCTGGTGGTGATGCTAATCGCCCTGGGACTGCTGCTGGACGGGCACCTGGGGCGACTCGATGGCGTACTCCTGGTGCTGGGCATGGGCCTGGTCATCTACTGGATAGTAAATCTGGCCCTTCGGCAGCGTGCCGGCGGGGAGACCGACCCGCTGGATGCCGAGTACAGCAACGAACTTCCCCCGGAAATGGGCACCGCCAGGGCAATATTCTGGCTACTGCTGGGCATAACGGTGCTGGTTGGCAGTTCACGGCTTCTGGTATGGGGCGCGGTCAATATCGCCCAGTGGTTCGAGGTACCGGACCTGATTATCGGGCTGACAATAATCGCCCTGGGCACCAGCCTTCCGGAATTGGCCGCCTCGATCATGAGCGCATTGAAGGGAGAGCACGATATTGCCATCGGCAACGTGTTGGGCTCCAATATGTTCAACCTGCTGGCGGTGCTGGGCATGCCCGGGCTAATCCACCCGGCCGTGCTGCAGGAAGATATCCTCACCCGCGACTATCCGATCATGATCGGCCTGAGCGTGGCGCTGTTCGCCATGGCCTACGGATTCCGCAAGCCCGGCCACATCAGTCGCACCGAAGGCGGTATCCTGCTGGCTGCCTATGTCGGCTACCTGTGGCTGCTGTATGAGAGTGTTCAGGGTGCCGGCGCCTGA
- a CDS encoding heavy-metal-associated domain-containing protein: MQTEQFTVQNVKCAGCASNIENGLKELPGVSDVEVVVEGGTVTVKGDTLDRDQLSAKLTELGYPEA, encoded by the coding sequence ATGCAGACTGAACAGTTCACCGTCCAAAACGTCAAGTGCGCCGGTTGCGCGAGCAATATCGAAAACGGCCTCAAGGAATTGCCCGGTGTCAGCGATGTCGAGGTGGTGGTCGAAGGCGGCACGGTCACCGTAAAAGGGGATACTCTGGACCGGGATCAGCTCAGCGCCAAACTCACCGAGCTCGGTTACCCGGAGGCGTAG
- a CDS encoding PTS sugar transporter subunit IIA, translating into MNTGLLIIAHDQLGAALLETASNTLGCCPINAEILSVSRDQDPEALRTEARRLADDLDKGDGLLVLTDMYGSTPGNIACSLLGRSAVRVVAGVNLPMLIRVFNYADMELDALTTKALSGGHDGVLLCEEPLEAKHA; encoded by the coding sequence ATGAATACCGGTCTCTTGATTATCGCGCATGACCAGCTCGGTGCGGCTCTCCTGGAAACCGCGTCCAATACCCTGGGCTGCTGCCCGATCAATGCGGAGATCCTGTCGGTTTCGCGGGATCAGGACCCCGAGGCCCTGCGCACCGAGGCCCGACGGCTCGCCGACGATCTCGACAAGGGTGACGGACTCCTGGTTCTGACCGACATGTACGGCTCCACCCCCGGTAATATCGCCTGTAGCCTGCTTGGGCGATCCGCCGTGCGTGTTGTCGCCGGGGTCAACCTGCCCATGCTCATCCGGGTTTTCAATTATGCCGATATGGAGCTCGATGCCCTGACAACGAAAGCACTGTCGGGTGGTCATGACGGTGTGCTGCTCTGCGAGGAACCCCTGGAGGCCAAACATGCCTGA
- the lptA gene encoding lipopolysaccharide transport periplasmic protein LptA, whose protein sequence is MGRAANLFWLLVLFAPSLAGALSSDREQPIHIRAASVEINEKTGVSVYTGDVNVTQGSMELTAEELIVHYRNGEVSRMESKGQPATFRQQPDGALHEVRGEALRIEYDADAEKAYLVGQGHLWRGNDEFLGERIVFDTLENTVHATSGDDDRVHAVIQPRKDTENDSP, encoded by the coding sequence ATGGGCCGCGCCGCTAATCTATTCTGGCTCCTGGTATTGTTCGCCCCATCCCTTGCGGGGGCGCTCTCCAGCGATCGCGAACAACCGATCCATATTCGTGCCGCCAGCGTCGAGATCAACGAAAAAACCGGAGTCAGTGTCTACACCGGCGATGTCAACGTGACCCAGGGCAGCATGGAACTTACCGCCGAAGAGTTGATTGTGCATTACCGAAACGGTGAAGTGAGTCGTATGGAGAGTAAGGGCCAACCCGCCACATTCCGACAGCAGCCGGATGGAGCGTTGCACGAAGTGCGTGGCGAGGCGCTGCGCATCGAGTATGACGCCGATGCCGAAAAGGCCTATCTCGTCGGGCAGGGCCATCTCTGGCGGGGAAACGATGAATTTCTGGGCGAACGGATTGTCTTCGACACTCTGGAAAATACTGTTCACGCCACCAGCGGTGATGATGATCGGGTGCACGCGGTCATTCAACCCAGGAAGGACACGGAGAACGATTCGCCATGA
- the hpf gene encoding ribosome hibernation-promoting factor, HPF/YfiA family, with amino-acid sequence MQLNLTGHHVDITPALRDYVSSKLERLERHFDHVTNVHVILTVEKLSQKAEATINITGNQLFANAEDEDMYAAIDALVDKLDRQIRRHKDKVTDHHRDEGAAFK; translated from the coding sequence ATGCAACTCAACCTCACCGGTCACCACGTGGACATCACCCCGGCCCTTCGGGACTATGTTTCTTCCAAGCTCGAACGGCTGGAGCGTCACTTCGACCACGTTACCAATGTCCACGTTATCCTTACGGTCGAAAAGCTGTCCCAGAAGGCGGAAGCGACTATCAATATTACCGGTAACCAGCTGTTTGCAAATGCCGAGGACGAGGACATGTATGCCGCCATTGACGCGCTTGTGGACAAGCTGGACCGGCAGATCCGCCGCCACAAGGACAAGGTCACCGATCATCACCGTGACGAAGGCGCCGCCTTTAAATAG
- the rapZ gene encoding RNase adapter RapZ, with amino-acid sequence MRLFVVSGTSGAGKSVVLHALEDAGFYCIDNLPMGLLPAFAKELVHADSENYQYAAVGVDVRDLTGDLSNFPRILARLTELDVDCRVIFLDADDATLIKRFSETRRRHPLTDEQLTLADAIRHERTRLEPISSRADLKFDTSRTTIHQLRDWVLQQVGGPPGETTSLLFESFGFKHGVPVDADFVFDVRCLPNPHWEPHLRGLTGRDEEVATYLRGHEDVTHMLDDIAGFLDSWLPRFEADRRSYVTVAIGCTGGQHRSVYLTERLAERFRRAYPRVLTRHRELVH; translated from the coding sequence GTGAGACTCTTCGTTGTCAGTGGCACCTCGGGAGCCGGCAAGAGCGTAGTGCTGCATGCATTGGAGGACGCCGGCTTCTACTGCATCGACAATCTGCCCATGGGGCTGCTCCCGGCCTTTGCAAAGGAACTGGTCCATGCAGACAGTGAGAACTACCAGTATGCCGCCGTCGGGGTGGACGTTCGCGACCTTACCGGCGATTTGAGCAATTTTCCGCGGATCCTCGCTCGATTGACTGAGCTCGACGTGGACTGCCGAGTGATCTTTCTCGATGCGGATGACGCAACCCTCATCAAGCGCTTCTCCGAGACGCGTCGGCGCCACCCGCTGACTGACGAACAATTGACCCTTGCAGATGCCATCCGTCACGAACGGACCCGACTGGAACCGATCTCCAGCCGAGCGGATCTGAAATTCGATACCAGCCGAACCACCATTCACCAGCTGCGTGACTGGGTTCTGCAACAGGTGGGAGGGCCGCCGGGCGAGACCACCTCGCTGCTGTTCGAATCCTTCGGCTTCAAACACGGGGTTCCGGTGGACGCCGATTTTGTCTTCGACGTAAGATGCCTGCCGAATCCCCATTGGGAGCCCCATCTGCGGGGCCTTACCGGTCGTGATGAGGAGGTGGCCACTTATCTGCGAGGCCACGAGGACGTCACTCACATGCTTGATGATATCGCCGGTTTTCTCGACTCCTGGCTGCCTCGTTTCGAGGCCGACCGCCGCAGCTATGTCACCGTCGCCATCGGCTGTACCGGCGGCCAGCACCGTTCGGTCTACCTCACCGAGCGGCTGGCAGAGCGTTTTCGCCGCGCATACCCGCGGGTGCTGACGCGTCACAGGGAGCTGGTGCACTGA
- the kdsC gene encoding 3-deoxy-manno-octulosonate-8-phosphatase KdsC, which yields MQDILEKAARIRLVIFDVDGVLTDGSLFIGDDGQEYKAFYSRDGHGMKMLQASGVEIGIITGRTSEVVRLRMESLGIRHVYQGRMEKLPAFEDLLAASGVLAEEVAYVGDDIMDLPVMRRAGLAVAVQDAHALVKKHSHWITPNPGGRGAGRDICELVMEAQGTLDTQLAHYLR from the coding sequence ATGCAGGATATATTGGAAAAAGCCGCCCGGATTCGCCTGGTCATCTTCGATGTCGACGGGGTACTGACCGACGGCAGTCTCTTCATCGGCGACGACGGTCAGGAGTACAAGGCCTTTTATTCACGTGACGGCCACGGGATGAAAATGCTGCAGGCCAGCGGGGTCGAGATCGGCATTATCACCGGCCGTACCTCCGAGGTGGTGCGGCTACGCATGGAGAGCCTGGGAATCCGACACGTCTACCAGGGGCGGATGGAAAAACTTCCGGCTTTTGAGGACCTGCTTGCGGCCAGCGGAGTACTTGCCGAAGAGGTCGCCTATGTCGGTGACGACATCATGGACCTTCCGGTCATGCGACGGGCGGGTCTGGCGGTGGCGGTTCAGGACGCCCATGCGCTGGTCAAGAAACACAGTCACTGGATCACACCCAACCCGGGCGGCCGGGGTGCCGGCCGGGATATCTGTGAACTCGTCATGGAGGCGCAGGGCACGCTCGATACCCAGCTCGCTCACTATCTGCGATGA
- the lptC gene encoding LPS export ABC transporter periplasmic protein LptC — MNRRVLLLIVSALGALLLSNWLSRQAEDERERREQVHRQVPDYFLSDFTATTMGPTGQPEYRLSAVRMDHFPDTDTAELVQPRVVLYGEGEANWHARSDRGQVGPGSEVVYLSGNVEIHQPGGDGGPPRMLLTDHLRMYPQRDYAETDAAVTITGPQTQINGVGMRAYFAQQRLELLSEVTGTHGPRR; from the coding sequence ATGAATCGTCGTGTTCTACTCTTGATCGTATCCGCTCTGGGAGCGCTGCTGCTGAGCAACTGGCTGTCCCGGCAAGCGGAAGATGAGCGAGAGAGGCGCGAACAGGTTCACCGCCAGGTCCCTGATTACTTTCTGAGTGACTTCACCGCCACCACCATGGGGCCGACGGGCCAGCCCGAGTATCGGCTCTCTGCGGTGCGCATGGACCACTTTCCCGACACGGATACGGCCGAATTGGTGCAGCCGCGTGTCGTGCTCTACGGAGAGGGTGAAGCCAACTGGCACGCCCGCTCCGATCGCGGCCAGGTAGGCCCCGGGAGCGAAGTGGTGTACCTTAGCGGCAACGTGGAAATCCATCAGCCGGGCGGCGACGGCGGGCCTCCCCGCATGCTGCTGACCGATCACCTGCGAATGTACCCACAGAGAGATTATGCGGAGACCGATGCCGCGGTGACGATCACGGGACCGCAGACTCAAATCAACGGAGTGGGAATGCGGGCATATTTTGCACAACAACGTCTTGAACTGCTTTCCGAGGTGACAGGAACCCATGGGCCGCGCCGCTAA
- the lptB gene encoding LPS export ABC transporter ATP-binding protein: protein MTAAAGQRARLAGIGLAKQYRSRTVVDDVSVEIYSGEVVGLLGPNGAGKTTCFYMIVGLIPCDAGRILLDEEDLTRHPMHRRARRGVGYLPQEASIFRKLTVAENILAILETRADLDRGERRDHLESLLEELHIGHIRDNVGMSLSGGERRRVEIARALATEPRFILLDEPFAGVDPISVIDIQGIIKHLQERDIGVLITDHNVRETLGICERGYILNQGRVIAEGNPDQLLSNQQVRDVYLGQHFRL from the coding sequence ATGACCGCTGCAGCCGGACAGCGGGCGCGTCTGGCCGGAATCGGGTTGGCCAAACAGTATCGCTCCAGGACCGTGGTCGACGACGTCTCCGTGGAAATCTACAGCGGCGAAGTGGTCGGGCTGCTCGGTCCCAACGGAGCCGGAAAAACCACCTGTTTTTACATGATCGTCGGGCTCATCCCCTGTGATGCCGGACGCATCCTCCTTGACGAAGAGGATCTCACCCGTCATCCGATGCACCGCCGGGCACGCCGGGGCGTAGGCTACCTCCCGCAGGAGGCATCCATCTTTCGCAAGCTCACGGTGGCCGAAAACATCCTGGCGATCCTTGAAACACGGGCCGATTTGGACCGCGGCGAGCGCAGGGACCACCTGGAGTCACTCCTGGAGGAGCTGCATATCGGGCACATTCGCGACAATGTCGGAATGAGTCTTTCGGGTGGAGAGCGACGGCGGGTCGAAATTGCCCGGGCACTCGCCACCGAACCCCGGTTTATCCTTCTCGACGAGCCGTTCGCCGGCGTAGACCCGATTTCGGTAATCGATATTCAGGGGATCATCAAGCACCTTCAGGAGCGCGATATCGGCGTGCTGATCACCGACCATAACGTCCGCGAAACCCTGGGGATCTGTGAACGCGGTTACATTCTCAACCAGGGCCGGGTAATCGCCGAGGGAAATCCCGACCAGCTGTTGTCCAATCAACAGGTACGGGACGTTTATCTGGGTCAACACTTCCGGCTCTGA
- the hprK gene encoding HPr(Ser) kinase/phosphatase, whose translation MTSRPVTADSLYDAYHERLKLRWLAGPHGAGRPVLEGEDTETSLIGHLNFIHPHRIQVIGHAELDYLHGLGKNSYEDTLALLFSGEIALVIIAEDQPPPRRMLELAEQKKIPLLGTPKGSERAIDHLSYYLTHVLAAKTVLHGVFMEVMGIGVLLTGKSSIGKSELALELITRGHRLIADDAPEFVRITPDILQGQCPEALRDFLEVRGLGVLNIRAMFGDTSVKRQKYLRLIVQLTEFQEPDEADRFTGSRRMERILEIDVPEIRLPVAPGRNLAVLVEAAARNHILYRNGYDAAKDFVDRQRNLMER comes from the coding sequence ATGACGTCCCGGCCGGTCACTGCCGATAGCTTGTACGATGCTTACCATGAACGCCTGAAGCTGCGCTGGCTGGCCGGTCCGCACGGGGCAGGACGCCCCGTGCTGGAGGGAGAGGACACGGAAACCTCGCTGATCGGACACCTCAATTTCATCCATCCACACCGCATTCAGGTAATCGGCCACGCCGAACTCGACTACCTACACGGACTTGGCAAAAACTCGTACGAAGACACCCTTGCCCTCCTCTTCTCCGGCGAGATCGCCCTCGTCATCATTGCTGAAGATCAACCGCCACCCCGGCGGATGCTGGAATTGGCTGAACAGAAGAAAATACCGCTGCTGGGTACCCCCAAGGGCAGCGAAAGGGCGATCGACCATCTCAGCTACTACCTGACACACGTACTGGCGGCCAAGACAGTGCTACACGGTGTCTTTATGGAGGTAATGGGCATAGGCGTACTGCTGACGGGAAAATCATCCATCGGTAAAAGCGAGCTGGCCCTGGAACTCATTACCCGCGGCCATCGTCTTATTGCCGATGATGCCCCCGAATTCGTGCGAATCACCCCGGACATCCTCCAGGGGCAGTGCCCGGAAGCCCTGCGCGACTTCCTGGAGGTGCGGGGCCTGGGCGTGCTCAACATCCGCGCCATGTTCGGCGATACCTCCGTCAAGCGTCAGAAGTACCTGCGGTTGATCGTCCAGCTCACCGAGTTTCAGGAGCCGGACGAGGCGGACCGGTTCACCGGCAGCCGCCGCATGGAGCGAATTCTCGAGATCGATGTCCCCGAGATTCGGCTGCCGGTCGCCCCCGGGCGCAATCTGGCGGTCCTGGTGGAGGCGGCAGCCCGTAACCACATCCTGTACCGTAACGGCTATGACGCTGCCAAAGATTTCGTTGATCGACAGCGCAATTTGATGGAGAGATAG
- the ptsN gene encoding PTS IIA-like nitrogen regulatory protein PtsN has protein sequence MELADLLSPSRVSTGLPAASKKRALEKLSGLMAAEDPALTQKDIFDSLLSRERLGSTGLGHGVAIPHGRLKKSQQVLAAFVRLENPVDYDAVDHEPVDLMFALLVPEESTDEHLQLLSQLAQMFSDPELLERLRSASDSDSLYRLIKNWHSTGK, from the coding sequence ATGGAACTAGCCGATTTGTTGTCTCCCAGTCGCGTCAGCACCGGCCTGCCGGCTGCCAGCAAGAAACGCGCCCTGGAGAAACTGAGTGGCCTGATGGCTGCCGAGGATCCCGCACTGACACAGAAGGACATCTTCGACAGCCTGCTTTCACGGGAGCGACTTGGCAGCACCGGCCTGGGCCACGGAGTGGCCATTCCCCACGGGCGGCTGAAGAAGAGCCAACAGGTACTCGCCGCCTTTGTACGACTTGAAAACCCGGTCGACTACGATGCCGTGGATCACGAGCCGGTAGATCTGATGTTCGCCCTTCTCGTACCCGAAGAGTCGACCGACGAACACTTGCAGTTGCTGTCGCAATTGGCCCAGATGTTCAGCGACCCCGAACTGCTGGAGCGACTGCGCAGCGCCAGCGATTCCGATTCGCTCTATCGACTGATCAAAAACTGGCACTCCACAGGAAAATGA
- a CDS encoding HPr family phosphocarrier protein, with translation MPERQVEVVNKLGLHARAAAKFVKLASEFESDVGLARDGRKVNGKSIMGVMMLAAGKGSRVTLSAAGPDEQQALDRLQSLFEERFGEEA, from the coding sequence ATGCCTGAACGGCAAGTGGAGGTCGTCAACAAGCTGGGTCTGCACGCCCGGGCGGCAGCCAAATTCGTCAAGCTGGCGTCGGAGTTCGAATCCGATGTCGGACTGGCCCGGGACGGCCGCAAGGTCAACGGCAAGAGCATAATGGGCGTAATGATGCTCGCCGCCGGAAAGGGCAGCCGCGTTACGCTCTCTGCCGCCGGCCCTGATGAACAGCAGGCGCTCGACCGCCTGCAGTCACTCTTTGAAGAGCGCTTCGGCGAGGAAGCCTAG
- a CDS encoding RNA polymerase factor sigma-54: protein MKQSLQLRLGQSLTMTPQLQQAIRMLQLSTLELQLEVQQALESNLMLEETEEPEEESEARDAEREEADAARESDERTDDIRLDEDAGMPDELPVDSAWEDVYETLSTTPASSSGEDDDRPVEYGDTRSESLREHLIWQMQMTPMSAVDQSIAEAIIDAVSDDGLLMLPLEEIHEGLVRQDPEIEFDEVEAVLHRVQNFDPPGVAGRDLRETLLLQARQLEERTPRLEMAVRLLEEFFELLAKRDYNQLKRRLKVDEEELLAVIRVIQSLNPRPGNTIGATNSEYVIPDVIVRKLKGHWRVELNPETAPRLRVNAQYAALVKKVENRRDSTTLKNHLQEARWFIKSLQSRNETLLRVATAIVKHQQEFLERGEVGMKAMVLHDIAEELALHESTISRVTTRKYMHTPRGIFELKYFFSSHVGTADGGEASSTAIRALIRQLVADENAAKPLSDNKITTLLGEKGIKVARRTVAKYREAMAIPPSNERKRLA from the coding sequence ATGAAGCAATCGCTACAACTCCGCCTAGGCCAGAGCCTCACCATGACGCCCCAGTTGCAGCAGGCAATCCGCATGCTGCAGTTGTCGACGCTGGAATTACAGCTGGAGGTACAGCAGGCCCTCGAATCCAACCTGATGCTTGAGGAAACCGAAGAGCCCGAGGAGGAGAGCGAGGCGCGTGATGCCGAAAGGGAGGAGGCCGATGCGGCCCGGGAGTCGGACGAAAGGACGGATGACATACGACTCGATGAAGATGCCGGCATGCCGGATGAGCTCCCGGTGGACAGTGCCTGGGAGGATGTCTACGAGACACTGTCCACCACACCGGCTTCATCATCCGGCGAAGATGATGACCGCCCTGTCGAGTATGGCGACACCCGCTCTGAAAGCCTCCGCGAGCACCTCATCTGGCAGATGCAGATGACACCGATGTCAGCGGTCGACCAATCCATCGCCGAGGCGATTATCGACGCCGTTAGCGATGATGGTCTTCTGATGCTGCCGCTCGAGGAAATTCACGAAGGATTGGTACGCCAGGACCCGGAGATCGAGTTCGACGAAGTGGAAGCCGTTCTGCACCGGGTGCAGAACTTCGATCCTCCCGGGGTGGCCGGCCGCGATCTACGGGAAACCCTGCTCCTCCAGGCCCGCCAGCTCGAAGAGAGGACCCCGCGCCTGGAGATGGCGGTCCGACTACTCGAGGAGTTTTTCGAGCTACTCGCCAAGCGCGACTACAACCAGCTCAAGCGACGTCTGAAGGTCGATGAAGAGGAGCTGCTGGCGGTGATTCGTGTTATACAGTCACTCAATCCACGGCCAGGCAACACCATCGGCGCAACGAATTCGGAGTACGTGATACCGGACGTCATTGTCCGTAAACTGAAAGGACACTGGCGCGTGGAGCTGAATCCCGAAACGGCACCCCGGCTGCGTGTCAATGCCCAGTATGCGGCCCTGGTGAAGAAGGTGGAAAACAGGCGCGACTCGACGACGCTGAAAAACCACCTTCAGGAGGCGCGCTGGTTTATCAAGAGCCTCCAGAGCCGTAACGAGACTCTGCTACGGGTTGCTACCGCTATCGTAAAGCATCAGCAAGAATTCCTGGAACGGGGTGAGGTAGGCATGAAAGCCATGGTTCTGCACGACATCGCCGAGGAGCTTGCGCTGCACGAATCCACCATTTCGCGCGTCACCACCCGTAAATACATGCATACCCCTCGGGGCATTTTCGAACTCAAGTACTTCTTTTCCAGCCATGTCGGCACCGCCGATGGTGGCGAAGCCTCCTCCACCGCGATTCGAGCCTTGATCAGACAGCTGGTTGCCGATGAAAATGCGGCAAAACCACTGAGTGACAATAAAATCACCACCCTTCTCGGCGAGAAAGGGATAAAGGTGGCCCGCCGCACGGTGGCGAAGTACCGGGAGGCAATGGCCATCCCTCCATCCAACGAACGCAAACGCCTGGCCTGA